GGTACTCTCCACGACGCCCGGCCTGTATCCGTTGCCGGACTGGGCGAAAGACGAACTCGCGAACCTGAAGGGACGACAGAAGGGCGGGCTGGTCTCGGGCGACGAGAGCGCCGAGATCGGCGACGCCTACGACCGAGCGCGGACGGAGGTCGTCGACCTCCAGACCGACGCCGGCCTCGACCTGGTCGTCGAGGGCCAGCTGCGGTGGGACGACATGCTCACTCACCCGCTCGCCGTCGCCGACGCCGTCGAGACCAAGGGGATCGTCCGCTACTTCGACAACAACAACTTCTACCGCGATCCGGTGGTGACTGGCGACCTCTCTGCCACGGGCGACGTGGCGACCGATCTCGAAGCGACCGTCGAGCTCACGGACGAGTCGCTCAACGCCGTCCTGCCGGGGCCGTACACCCTCTCGCAGCTCGCGACCGACGAGCACTACGGCGACGAGGCCGCCTTCCTCTCGGCGCTGGCCGAGTTCCTCGCGAGCGAGGCCGAGCAGTTCCCGGAAGTCGAGACGCTGTTCCTGCTGGAACCCTCGCTGCTGGAGTCGCCGCCCGGCGACGGCGCCGACGAGCGCGCCAGCGAGGCGATCGATACCGTGGCACAGGCCACCGAGGCCGACGTGGTCGCCCACACCTACTGGGAGTCCCACGGCGGCGACGGCGGCATCGACGAGAAGGTGTACGCCCACCTCATGGACGCCGACGTCGACGCGGTCGGTTTCGACTTCGTCGCCAACCACGAGGACAACGCCTACGTCCTCTCCGAGTACGGCGCCAAAGACGACATCGCGCTGGGCATCGTCGACGGGCAGAACACCCTCGTCGAGGAGGGCGAGGAGATCGCCGAGCGCGTCGAGTGGACGCTCGACAACGCCCACGGCGTCGACTTCGAGACCGCCTACGCGACGATCAACACGCCGACGTTCTACCTGCCCTCGGGCCGCTTCGAGGAGAAGCTCGCGGCGCTTGGCGCCGTCGAGCGCACGGAGGTGAAAGCATGACTGAGCGCCCCGCCGACAACCGCGAGCAGTTCCGCCCGGCCGACCACGATAACGACCACTTCCTGCTGACCTCGGTCGTCGGCAGCTACAAGAAGCCCAAGTGGCTCGACCGCGCCCGCGAGCTCTACGAGGACGACGAGGACAACTTCGGCGACACGGAGTGGGAGGAAGCGAAGGACGACGCCGCTCGCCTCATCACCGAGGAACACGAGCGCGCGGGCCTCGACACCGTCGTCGACGGCGAGATGCGCCGGACGGAGATGGTCGAGTACTTCGCCGAGCGCATCGAGGGCTACGAGTTCAACGGCCGCGTGAAGGTCTGGGGCCACAACTACTTCAACAAGCCCAGCGTCGCCGAAACCGTCGAGTACGGCGAGCAGTGGCTCGTCGACGAGTTCGAGTTCACCGACTCGGTGGCCGACCGCCCGGTCAAGGTGCCCATCACCGGCCCGTACACGCTGGCCAACTGGACGTTCAACGAGGCCTACGACGACGACGAAGCGCTGGCCTACGACCTGGCCGAGCTGGTCAACGAGGAGATCGAGCAGCTCGTCGACGCCGGCGCCCGCTACATCCAGATCGACGAGCCCGCGCTCGCCACGACGCCCGACGACCACGCCATCGTCGGCGAGTGTCTCGAACGCATCGTCGAGGACATCCCCGAGGAGGTCCGCATCGGTCTCCACGTCTGTTACGGCGACTACTCGCGGATCTACCCCGAGGTGCTCGACTACCCGGTCGACGAGCTCGACCTGGAGCTCACCAACGGTGACTACGAACAGATCGACGTGTTCACAGACCCCGAGTTCACCCTCGACCTCGCCCTGGGCGTCGTCGACAACCACACTGCCGACGTCGAGTCCGTCGAGGAGATCAAGGCCAACATCCAGCAGGGCCTGAAGGTCGTCCCGCCGGAACAGCTGACCATCTCCCCGGACTGCGGCCTGAAGCTCCTCCCGCGGGAAGTGGCCTACGAGAAAATGGAGAACATGGTCACCGCGGCCCGCGAGGTCGAGGCCGAACTCGACGCCGGCGAGATCGACGTGCCCGCGCTCGGGGAAACCGCCTCCGCCGACGACTGACCGCGACCCGAACGTTTCGGCCGGTTCCCTGCCGTCAGCGGACCCTGTTCACGAGCGAACCGCACGAGTGCGAGGGAGGGATCGCGCAAGAACGGCGCTAACGACCCCACATACTAGGTCTCTAGAGTCCCTCGAAGGAATAGGGCGGAAAGGGTTTTCAGAGGGCCACCCGAAAGATCAGTTAAGTGAGAGACACGATGACCACGAACACCAGCGACCAGCGGATCGAACTCTACCTCCGGGGGGACACGTACGGCAGCTACGACCGCCAGCAGCGGATTCTCGGGCGCGTCGAGGACCTGGAAGCCGAGGGGGTCGTCACCGACACGGAGGTCGACGCCTCCTGGCAGCGCATCCGGACGCCCGAGCAGGACAGCCGCGACGAGGCGCTGGCCACCTACGAGGAGTTCGGCGAGTGGGCGAGCGAGAACGGCTACCGGCTCGAACCGGCCTTCGAGCGGCGCCAGCGCTCGTACATCGGGACCGACGCCGTCCACGACGTGGTCGTGTTCCCGATGGCGTCGCTGGCGGTGTACGAGGGCAGCGACCTGCAGGCCGTCTTCCCCTGTGCCGACGAAACCGGCGCGATCAACTTCACCGTGCAGGACTGTCTGGACGCCTTCGAGGCGGGGGAGAGCGAGTGGTTCGAGCAGTTCGCGCCGGTGACCGTCGACCGCGCGAGCCCGCGGCTGACGGTCGACGCCGACTGACGCGGACGGAAAACCGAACGCGGCGACGATTTCTCAGCCCCGCAGCGCTTCGACGGGGCGTTCGTTGGCGGCCTTCCACGCCGGGTAGAGCCCGCTCAGGAGGCTCGTCCCGACGCCGAAGGCGAACGCGAGGCCGATGTAGAGGAAGTTCCCCGGGCGGAAGGCGAGCATGGCGTCGCCGACGACGAAGTGATTGATGACCATCCCGGCGACGATAGAGAAGGCGGCACCGGCGACGCCGCCGATGACCCCGAGCAGGACGGCCTCCGAGAGCATGATCTTCAGCACGTCGAGCTTCTGGAAGCCGACGGCGCGCAACACGCCGATCTCCTGGCGGCGCTCGACGGTGCTCATCAGCATGACGTTGAGGATGCTCACGCCGGCGACCAGAAGCGAGATGGAGCCGATGCCGATGAGGAAGAGGTTCAGCGCCTGGAACGTCTGGCCGATCTGGTCGGCGACGCCGGAGAAGTCCTGGACGGTAACGCGCTCGCGCCGGTCGTTCAACTGGGCACGGATCGCCATCGCGGTGGCGTTGGCGGCGGTGCTGTCGGTCTCGGTGACGGTGATGGTGTCGTAGCCGCGGCCGTCGAAGCTCCGCATCGGGAGGACGATCTGGTTGCTCGGGTCGGTGTACCCGAAGCCCTGGCTCGGCGCGAGGACGGCGACGACTCGCTCGGTCGAGCCGTTGACCGAGATGGTATCGCCGGGACCGAGGTCGCGCTGGTCCGCGAGATCGGGTCCGATCAGGGCGCCGCTCCGGTAGGGCTGGGGGATCGATCCGTCCCGAGCCTCGAACAGCTTGCCCGGTTGGTCGATCCCCATCACCCCCCTTGTCTCCGAGACTCCCCTGCCGTACGAAACCGTGGTGAACCGCTGGACCGCGGGCGCGACCGTGGCGCCGGAACCCGCGGCCGACTCGACCTGCCGGAGGTCCCGCTCGGTGAGCGCGTCGGGCGCCTCCGCCGAGTCGGCCGGCTGGACCATCACCTGGTTACCGATGCCGCCCAGGTTCTCGGTGAGCTGGTAGCGCAGCGTCAGCCCGAACATCCCCAGCGATGCGATGGCGATGACGCCGATGACGATGCCCAGCGCCGCCAGCACCGACCGGACCTTCGTCCGGCCGATGTTGCGCCGGGCCATCAGCAGGGCGGGGAACCGCCGCCGCAGCCAGCCCATCACGGTCGATCACTCCCCGAGCCGCCGTCGGGACCGGTGACCGGCTTCCCGTGGCCCCCGTCCGTCGGCACGTCCTCGCCCATGAGCCCGTCGACGAGCTCCACGGTCCGGTCGACGTACTCGTTGACGAGTTCGTCGTGCGTGACGGCGATGACGGCCACGTCGCGCCCGGTGATCTCGACGAACTCCTCGAGGATCTGCCGGCCGGTGTCCCGATCCAGGTTCCCCGTCGGCTCGTCGGCCAGCAGGAGCCGCGGCTCGTTGATGAGCGAGCGGGCGATGGCGACGCGCTGTTTCTGCCCGCCCGACAGCTCGTCGGGCTTGTGGTCGAGCCGATCCCCGAGGCCCATCCGTTCGAGCAGGTCGACCGACCGCTCCTCGACGCTCGGGTCGTGGTCGAACAGCGCGGGCACCTCGACGTTCTCCTTCGCCGTCAGCGTCGGGATGAGGTAGAAGTTCTGGAAGACGAACCCGATGGTGCGCTTGCGGGCACTGGTCTGCTCGCGGTCGGAGAGGCCGGTCACGTCCTCGCCGTCGAGCAGGACCTCGCCCTCGCTGGGGTCGTCGAGCAGGCCGAGCAGGTTGAGCAGCGTGGTCTTGCCGCTGCCGCTGGGGCCCATGATGGAGACGAACTCGCCGGGTTCGACGGCGAAGTCGATCCCCTTCAGCGCCTCCAGCGTCTGCCCGCCGGTCCGGTAGCGCTTGACGACGTTCCGGGTCTCAATCACCGCCACGGCTCGCCCTCCAGGCGCGGACGACCACCGCCAGCACGCCGACCACCACGACGGCGCCGATCGCCAGCGGGACGAGGAATCCGCCGCCGCCGGAGTTCGCGTCGATGTCCGGACCGGCGGCGAGCGCGCGGCTGGCGCTCGCGGCGTCGACCTCGACGGTTCGGGTGTGGCGCTGGCCGTCGACGAGGTACTCGACTTCCAGCGGGACCGACGAGACGTTACCCCGCGTGCTCGCGTACACGTCGAACGAGACGAAGTCGCTCGCGGGGACGGTGCCGACGAAATACTCGCGGTTGGGCGAGGTCGGCGTCACCGCCTCGGTGTCGACGACGCTGACGAGCACGCTCTGGGCGTCGGTCGTCCCGAGGTTGCTCGCGCTCCCCGAGATGCGGAGTCGTCCCCCCTCGGGCACGACCTCCAGTCCGGTCAGGCCGATGGTACCGGGCGTCTGGGTGAGCGCCGTCGACGCCGAGGCCTCGCCGCGCTGGCGGGCCACGTCGTAGGTGGCGACCACGTCGACCGCCGCGCGGTCGCCCGACAGCGTCGAGTTCAGGCGAACCGTCCGGGACTCGCCCGAGGCGACGCGGTCGACGAGCGCCTGCCCGACCGAGGCGTTGGGCGAACTGGCGCGGACGCTGACGTTCGAGATCGGCGCGTTGCCCCGGTTGAGCACCGACACCGTCACCGCCTGGGAGTTGCCGCCCTCGCGGGTACTCAGGTCCAGCGCGACGCTATCGCGAAGCGGGTCGGTCCCCACGGTGACCGTCTCGGTGACGGTGCGGGTCGCCCCGCCCGGCGTCGAGTACGAGAGGGTCGCGGTCACCTCGTGGTCGCCGGCCGCCGACGGTCGGAAGTCGAAGGCGGCCGTCGCCGACTCGCCGTCGGCGATGCGGGTGAACACCGAGCGGTCGTTGCGGACGGTGACGCCGTCGCCGGCGACCGTCAGTTCGGCGTTGGTCACCGCCGCGCCGAGACCGTTGGCGAGGGTGACGGTCCCGGACGACTCCAGCCCGGCGATGGAGGTGTTCGTGTCGATGTCGAGTTGCGGGCGCTCGGTCTCCGTCCGGACCGTCACCGTGTCGGTGACCGTGTCGGTCACGCCGCCGGCGGTCGTGTAGGTGAGCGTCGCCGTCACCCGGTGGCGGCCGGGGTCGTCCGCGCGGTAGTCGAACTCGACGGTTCGCGAGGCGTTGCTCCCGACCGTCGCGAGCACTTCCCGGCGGTTCGTGATGCTGACGTTCTCGCCGTCGACGGTCAGTTCGACGCTCTCGATGGGGCTCGACAGGCTGTTGGCGACGGTGACCGAACCGTCCGCGCGGACGCCGGCGACGGAGTCGTTGGCGTCGACGTCCAGTTGCGGATACCGCTCCTCGACGGTGAGCGAGACCGGGTAGCTCAGCCGCGTCAGGCCGCCCCCGTCGGTAGGGCGGCCGGAGACGTTGACCAGCAGGTCGTACGTGCCCGCCTCGTCGAACGACACCGACAGCGGGACGGTCCTGTCGGCCCCGGCCGGCACGGTTCCGATGTTTTTCACGCCGGCGTACTCCTTCGGATGGGGGCCGTCGTCGGCCCTGACGACCCGCACGCGGTCGACGAAGTAGCCCGTGGAGCTACTGTCGAAGTTCTCGATGGTCGGTTCGATCGTGATCTCGTCGCCGGGGACCGGTTCGGAGGGGCTCACGTCGACCGACGAGATGGTCACGTTCGCGTTGGTTGCGGCCGCGACGGCCGGAAGCGATGCGACTGCGATCAGGACCGCGAGTGCTACCGTCTTGGTTCGGTTCATTGGTCGGGGGAGGTGTGGCTCGTGACTGTCGACTCGATGCGGCGACGCGGGGAGCGAGCGCGGCGGGTCATCACAGGACTTCGAGGGCGACCAGGAGCGTCCGGAGCGAGAGCAACACCGCGATCAGGACCGGTACGGCGACTGTCAGCGCCGCCTGCCGGACGTCCAGTGTTCGGGCGTGTTTCAGCGCGAACGTCCAGAGGAACGCGCACCAGAGCGTGAAGACGATGCCGAGCGCCGCCGTCAGCGCCACCATCGGTCCGGTCTGTACCGCTCGGTTGAACTGCTGCATCGACTCCTGTGTGATCTCCGAGGGCACGTCGATCCCCCGGACGTTGAACCGGTAGTAGGTGATCGGGATGCCGACGGCCGACCCGAAAACGCTGGGGACGAACCCCCAGCCCACGAGAGCGAACGTCGTCGAGAAGTCGCCCTCGCCGCCGAACACCACGGAGATGGCGTGGAACAGCCCGGCGTACAGCAGCCAGATCACGAACGGCCCGGCGATGACGAACAGGTACGTGAACGCCTGGACGAACGCCACGAGGCCGCTACCGACGCCAGCGCCTTCGAACAGTTGCGACGTGAACCGCGACTGCAACACCGCCGCGACCACGTCGATCGCGACGACCGCGAGTATCACGACCAGCGGTCCTTTCAGTGACGGGTCGGACTCCTGCCGACGGAAGAACTCGTCCGGGTCGGTCAGCAGAGACAGTACGGAGGGCATCTCGCCGGGGAATCCGTAGAGCGGTAACTTAAAACTTCGTTACAGGAAACCAGTCTGGGTGAAAACAGGTTCGGCCGTGTCGGACCGGCGGGACCGCGGGTCCTCACCGCGGGAGTTCGCCCAGCAGGCGGTCGAACTGCTGGCGGTACTGGAACTCGGCGCGGGCCCGTCCCAGGTCGTCCTCGGCGAAGGCGTCGTCGAAGCCGGTCATCCGCCACAGTAGCGTCGACAGCTGGTAGATCGGCTTGCACCGCTCGTAGGCCTCGCCCGGGTCGAACTCCGTGTGGGTCCGGTACCCCTCGTAGAGCTGTTCGCGCAGGCGGTCGCGCACTTGCGGGTCGTCGAACGTCGAGTCGATGTAGAGGAACTCCGACTGGGCGAGCTGGTAGTCCCGATGGGCGGCCAGCGTGTCCTGCCAGTCCAGCACCGCGGTGACCGGGTCCGGTTCGTCGAGCATGCACAGCAGGTTCGTCGGTTGCATGTCGTCGTGGACGAGACGGGGCATCCCGTCCTCCGGCACCAGCGAGAGGGTGTCGTCGATGGCGTCGCGGGCCCGCGACTGCATCCCCTCGAAGGGCGTCCCGGCGAGCCGGTCGATGTGCGAGCGGGTCAGGTCGCCGAAGTACTCCCGCCAGTTGCCCCGCCAGTTGCGGATCGTGATCCGGTCGTCGTAGAGCATCAGCCGGCCGAACGCCTCGAAGGCGATCTCCGAGTGCAGGTCGCCCATGATCGACCCGACCTGCTCGATCACTCGCTCCCAGTGGCTCTGGTCCATCGCGCCGTACTGGTCGGCGAGGTTGTCCCCCCGGACCCGCTCGGTGACGAAGTAGGGCGGCACGTTGCGCTCCGGTTCCTGTTTGAACACGAGGATGCGAGGGATCGGGATGTCGGTTCGATCGGCGACGTAGTCGTGGAGCTTCGGCTCGACCGCGAACCGGTCGTCGTTCGGCGGCTGGAACTTGACGACGACCTCGTACTCGTTGCCCTGATAGACGAGCGTCACCATGTACACGTCCGCCCGCGTCCCACCGGTGGCCGCTTCGTAGCTGAACTCCTCGTAGTCCGGCCCGGACTCGTCGAGGACGGCTTCGATATCGGCGGCCGATGTCGTCTGCACGCCACCCTATTGATCAGGGGGTGAGAAAAATGTATCACCTGCGGCGAGCGCAGTGCCCCCGGTTCGAGTCACCGTGTTGACTATAGTAGAATTTGAAAGACATCGCTCGGCTGACCGCACGCAGTCGTGCGGTCGACCGTGCAAACGCTTTCAAATTCTACTATAGACGAGGCGCCGTCAACTGCGCCCGAACCCACGCGTCATATCGCGGCGGACTCGTCCAGATACGCCCGGAGACACCCGCGGTGGACCCATCGCTCGGTCATCACGCCCGCGGTCTCCGGGTCCGCGGCCCGCAGGACGGCGTACTCCTCGCCTGCGGGCGGGACCACTCCCGCATCGATCGGGATCGGCTCGCCACAGACCGAACAGTCCTCGTCGGAGTCGGGGGGCGTCGACAGCACGTCCTCGGCGATCTCGTCCATGGCGGACAGGTGCGGCCGACCGGGCAAAAAGCTACGCGGGAGAGTCGCCCCACCGCAACCCCGCTACGGCGGAGACAGTCGGGACTCGCGGTCGGAAAACGCGAAGTCGACCGGAGCCCGGTCGACGTGCGCAGCGACGGCCGAAAAGCGGGGACTCAGCGGCTCAGTGGTCTTCGTCTTCGTAGACCCAGGGCTCGTCCGAGCGCGAGTAGTCGACGAGTTCGTCCTCGTCGAAGAACAGCTCGATCTCGCGTTCGTTGGCGCCCTCGTCCTCGTGGTCCGAGCCGTGGATGATGTTCTGCCCGAGGTCGAGCCCGTAGTCGCCGCGGATGGTACCGGGTGCGGCGTCGGCGGGATCGGTCGCGCCCATCATCTGCCGGACCTGGCGGGTCGCGTCGGCGCCCTGCCAGACCATCGCCATCACCGGACCGCTGGTGATGAACTCGACCAGCTCGTCGAAGAAGGGCTTGTCGGAGTGCTCGCCGTAGTGCTGCTCGGCGAGCTCCTGGTCGATCTGCATGAACTTCGCGCCGACGAGCTTCAGCCCGCGCTCTTCGAGGCGGGTGACGATCTCGCCGGTGAGCCCGCGCTGGACGGCGTCGGGCTTGGCCATCACGAACGTGCGCTCGTCGTGGTGGCTCACTGCTCGGCCTCCGCTTCCTCGGCGTCGTCGGACTCGTCGTCCTCGGAGTCGGCGTCCGCCTCGTCGGCGTCCGAGGCGCCGGCCTCGACGGCCTCGTCAGGCTCGACGTCTTCGAGGTCCTCATCGGTGTCACCGGGCGCGTCGACGTCCTGGCCCTGGTCCTCGATGTCGGTCGGGCGCTGGTCGGCGGCCGGCTCGGACTCCTCGTCCTCGGTGGCCTCGGCGGCTTCCTCCTCGCCGGCCCACTCGAGGTCGCGCGATTCGCGACCGAGGTTGGCGTTCTTCTCGCACTTCGAGGAGCAGTAGTGGATGGTCGAGCCGTTGGTGCGGACGAACATGGTGCCCGTCCCGGGCTCGATATCGGTGCCGCAGTAGTCGCATTCGCGCGTTCGTGGCATTATTGGCCTCCGATCTGGTCGGCCTCGCGCGCGGTCTCGCGGAGCTGGAGCACGTCGCCCTCCCGGACCGGCCCGAGGACGTTTCGCGTGATGATGCGGCCCTGGTTCTCGCCGCCGCGGATCCGGCACTTGACCTGCATGGCCTCGCCGTGCATCCCCGTGCGGCCCACGACTTCGATGACTTCGGCGGCCGTGGAACCGCCGTCTCCGTCGGATTCTTCAGCAGACATCGAAGGTCACCTACCGGAGTTCCTCGACCTTGCCGGCGATGTCGTCGACGTCGTCCTGGGCGTCGCCCGCGTCGACGACGGCTGCCGCGGCGCTGCCGACTTCGAGACCGGCGGCGTGGCCGACCTCGTCCTGCGTGCCGATGAAGACGAACGGGATGTCCTTCTCGTCGGCCAGCTCCGGGAGGTGCATGACGATCTCCTCGGGCTGGACGTCCTCGGCGACGAAGACGAGCTCGGCGTTGCCGCGCTCGACGGCCTTGGTCGTCTCGTTGGTTCCTTTCTTCACGGTGCCTGTGTCTCGTGCGACCTCGAGGGCCTCGAGGGCGTCGTCCTCGAGGTCCGCGGGCACGTCGAAATCTACGTATACTGGCATTTGTGGATCACCTCCCGTGCGTGGGCTCGCGCTCCCCCGCCGGTCCGGGCCGAACCCGGGCGCCGCGCAAAATCGCGGCGGAATATCCTGAGAGGCTAGGAGCATCATCAACCCCGCACGGGCTGTACACCAATCTGGCAGAGGAGTACTAAAAGCCCTTTCGAAGACGCAACGGCGTGCGAGAGGCCTGCACACGTCGCGGACGGGGGCCTCGGGGTTCCTCGTCCGCGGTTACCGTCTCACCGCTCTCGGTCGCATTCGGCCGGCCCGCTCCCCCGTGTCCCGGCGCGCTCTCGCCGAGTCGACCGCCACTGCTGTGCCGGCCGCGGCTCGACCCACGGCAGTGCCAGCGAGCGCGACTTCGGCCGCACCGCCGGCGCGCTGACCGGCGTCGTATGGCAGATACTCGACACACGGTCGGACGGTCCAGCGCCGGGAGTGGACGGCCGCGGTCGCGGGTCGAGATCGGGACCGATCGGCGGTTCTTTGCCCCTCGGCGGCCGACCGAGAAGTATGTCCGTCGACCGCGTCGCGAGCGCGCTTCGCGCGGAGGCTCGCGCGACCGACGAGCGACGCCTGCTCGTCCTCGCCGGCGGGGAGACCGCGACCCGCGCGGCCGCCGAGCGCGCGCTCGACGCGGCCGACATCGACTGGCGGGACGTGACCTACCTCGGCGACGCCGAGGGGATGCCCTGGGAGCGAGTTCCGCCGGCCAGGGCCGGCGACCTACTCGGAACCACGCACGGCGCGCTCGTGGTCGACTGCCACGACGCGTGTCGCCCGAACGCCCTCGGTCGCGCCGTCGGCGCCGTCGACGGCGGTGGGCTGCTGGTACTCTGTACCCCGGCGCTCGATTCGTGGCCCGAGCGCCGCGACGCCTTCGACGAGAGCCTCGCCGTCCCGCCGTTCGAGGTGGGCGACGTGGCCGGCAACTTCCGGCGTCGGCTGGTGGCGTTGCTGCGCGCTCATCCCGGGATCGCCGTCGTCGACGTGGGCGACGGCTCGGTCGAACCGACCGTCGAGCGCGACGGGCTGACCGAACCCGCACCGCGTCGTCCGCCCGACCCGCCGGCGGTCCCCGACGACCCCGGCTTTCCCGCCGCCGTCTACGAGCGGTGTCGCACCGACGATCAAGTGACCGCCGTCGAGGCCCTCGAAGCGCTCGGCGACCCCGGCGACGCCGTCGTCGTCGAGGCCGACCGCGGCCGCGGCAAGTCCAGCGCCGCGGGGCTCGCAGCGGGCGCGCTCGCGCTGGCGGGCCGGGACGTGCTCGTCACCGCGCCACAGTACCGGGGCGCCGCCGAGGTGTTCGCCCGCGCCCGCGAGGTGCTGGTCGACGCCGACGCGCTCGCCGGCGACCCCGACGAGTCCGACCCGACCCTGCTCGAAGCTGCCCGGGGCCGCGTCCGCTTCGAGAAGCCGACCGCGGCGGCCGAGTTGCCCGGTGACCCCGACGCGGTCGTCGTCGACGAGGCCGCGGCGCTCCCGGTCCGGCTGCTCGAACGGTTCCTCGACGCCCCCGCGGCGGCGTTCGCGACCACCGTCCACGGCTACGAGGGCGCCGGCCGCGGGTTCTCCGTCCGATTCCGCGACCGCCTCGACGACGGCGACTTCGAGGTCGCCGACGTGTCGATGACCGACCCGATCCGCTACGCCGCCGGCGACCCCGTCGAGGTGTGGGCCTTCCGCGCGCTCCTGCTCGACGCCGGTCCCGCCGTCGACTCGCTGGTGGACGGCGTCGCCCTCGCCGGCGACCCGACCGACGAGTCCGCCACGGCCCTCGACTCGCTCGACTACCGCGCCTTCGGCCCCGCCGACCTGCTCGCCGACGAGCACCTGCTCCGGGAGGTGTTCGGACTGCTCGTCGCGGCCCACTACAGGACCGAGCCGAACGACCTGGCTCGCCTGCTCGACGCGCCGAACGTGACCGTCCGGGCGCTC
The window above is part of the Halosimplex rubrum genome. Proteins encoded here:
- the rpl7ae gene encoding 50S ribosomal protein L7Ae, yielding MPVYVDFDVPADLEDDALEALEVARDTGTVKKGTNETTKAVERGNAELVFVAEDVQPEEIVMHLPELADEKDIPFVFIGTQDEVGHAAGLEVGSAAAAVVDAGDAQDDVDDIAGKVEELR
- the tmcA gene encoding tRNA(Met) cytidine acetyltransferase TmcA; this translates as MSVDRVASALRAEARATDERRLLVLAGGETATRAAAERALDAADIDWRDVTYLGDAEGMPWERVPPARAGDLLGTTHGALVVDCHDACRPNALGRAVGAVDGGGLLVLCTPALDSWPERRDAFDESLAVPPFEVGDVAGNFRRRLVALLRAHPGIAVVDVGDGSVEPTVERDGLTEPAPRRPPDPPAVPDDPGFPAAVYERCRTDDQVTAVEALEALGDPGDAVVVEADRGRGKSSAAGLAAGALALAGRDVLVTAPQYRGAAEVFARAREVLVDADALAGDPDESDPTLLEAARGRVRFEKPTAAAELPGDPDAVVVDEAAALPVRLLERFLDAPAAAFATTVHGYEGAGRGFSVRFRDRLDDGDFEVADVSMTDPIRYAAGDPVEVWAFRALLLDAGPAVDSLVDGVALAGDPTDESATALDSLDYRAFGPADLLADEHLLREVFGLLVAAHYRTEPNDLARLLDAPNVTVRALTHEGHVVSVALLAREGALPADLRAHMYEGGRVRGNMIPDVLTSQLRDERAGIPEGLRVLRIATHHAVRSRGLGSRLLSAIREEVADDVDWLGTGYGATPELLQFWRANGFSTVHLSTTRNDASGEYSAVMLAPTSDAGRELAERHSRWFVDRVAAMLSDPLDDVDPDVVRAALRSVDATPELGLSEWEWRLLAGMTGGAGIFDTSPRPLRRLTVRYLTEAGPPDDEPLTSRQERLLVRKALQGHPWGAVAAELNFHSHGQCMRALGEATRPLVSRFGGPKVGAELERLK